A segment of the Amia ocellicauda isolate fAmiCal2 chromosome 5, fAmiCal2.hap1, whole genome shotgun sequence genome:
GTTATAACAGACTGAGAAAGTAATCACCTTTACTTTGtgcttttatttcagaaaataaaacccCAATTCTACCTGAATATTTATTCTCTCTCACTTTATATATTAACCAgttcacatttttcttttccccaATAAAGAATTCTAccctattttaaaatgaacttcACCTTAATTTGGAAAAAAAGGTATATTGATAAGCAGAATCATACTCATCTGCTAAAAACTGTCCAGTTGGGACGTAGTCCTATTGCCTGTTCAATGCAGACTGTAACAACATAGTGATGGCTGGGAGTGCATAATGGTCCCAGTGTTGGCCAAGCTTCCCTGGTTTAGGTGTGAGAGAGCTGGCTGTGAGATGTGTGCCCTGCTGCTCGAGCAGCTGTCAGGCATCGTACTACAGTGGGTTGTTTCAGTAGCAGCTAACACCTATGTAGAAAACAGGATGTAACATGTTCTTGCCTGTTTGAGTACTTTCACCTTCCCCCGACTTCCACATTTCATTGGTTGCCATGGAGAAGATGGTCACAGGATTGCGTCCATCTACCTGCCGCATCACAGGGTCTTGTCCCACTCGGCCCAAAAGCTGCACCCGGTTTATTGCTGAAAGGAAGGAAAGACTCAAGAGGGACAGGCCTTCTGTGGTTTGTAGTACCAATGTATAtcagacacagagcacagaggcaGAAGAGAACTAGGCAACAAATAAAAAACGATAGCGATGAACAGATGTAAATACTCACATCGCTCTAGAATGAAGGAGCTCATGTCACTTGACTGATATCTGACAAACTGCCTGAACacctgaaacaaacacacacacactgatttacatgtatttttaaaagtgcaaaaaaTATTATTGCATAACAATCCCTAGAAATGTATCAATCATATCTCAATAAATGTAACCCTTTCAGTGAATTCCACTTTTTATTAAAAACTATTTAACTCCCTAAACTAACAACTATCCTGTTctagttaaaataaaacactccCAAAGCTTGTTAATGTTTTTGATGTGCTTTGTCTATGCGGGTATAGGTTACATAAATGAAAGCAAACAAGAAAAATCAAACTGGATAACCAAAAATTACTTATTCACCACCACTCTACAAAGGGAAGGAACATTTAAATGATCAAATTACCTTGATCAGCAAATGTTTCATTACTGTTTTGTGACACAGAGACATTTGCTTGGTTACCTGTTCTGACGCCCTTCTCAGCATTGTTCTGTTCTGATGAGGAAGTTGTGTG
Coding sequences within it:
- the ssbp1 gene encoding single-stranded DNA-binding protein, mitochondrial, with the protein product MLRRASEQVFRQFVRYQSSDMSSFILERSINRVQLLGRVGQDPVMRQVDGRNPVTIFSMATNEMWKSGEGESTQTGDVSQKTTWHRVSVFRPGLRDVAYQYVKKGARVFVEGKLDYGEYVDKNNVRRQATTIIADNIIFLSDNLKERL